A single Mercenaria mercenaria strain notata chromosome 9, MADL_Memer_1, whole genome shotgun sequence DNA region contains:
- the LOC123545987 gene encoding uncharacterized protein K02A2.6-like codes for MSTIVQPLTELLCKDVKWNWTKSCKLACETVKQLLTSSTVLVHYQPEKSVTLAVDASPYGLGAVISHEMEDGLDRPIAYASRTLTTSERNYSQIEKEALAIIFGIQKFHQFLYARKFILLTDSKPLSLILGPKKGIPVLAASRLQRWAIQLSAYQYDIRYRSTTKNGNADTLSRFPLPETMEESNNVLFVEGSEVNKEQVNSLPVTPDKIAKASRDDPLLSRLIHFTVNGWPARSDLSAEYLPCYKFKDEFTTEEGCLLRGIRVVIPSAFQNRMLEQLHDNHPEIVKMKSLARMHMWWLNVDTDIECKVKNCVPCQQNRSPMAKTPPNPWRWPGKPWQRIHIDYAGPFMNKMYLIVVDAHSKWLEVITMASTTSESTINALRYLFSSYGLVEEIVSDNGPQFVSAEFQNFVKMNGIKHIRSATYHPSSNGEAERAVCTFKTALKTMSSEPGTVNQKVSRFLLSYRSTPHSTTQVSPAELFLGRRVRTRLDIMRPDLSNKIQKKTTPKESQIRTFQEGDSVWIRDYRQSTEKWVDGIIVHQLGPVTYKVKVGDLIWKRHVDQIRMREPEVIVDNQCSVTNGDFNLPIPLTSLNGNQAYDETSPDASAGISSETSVRTPIQAKTVETSKTASPVLERYPKRSTRGFPPKRLDL; via the coding sequence ATGTCAACAATTGTACAACCACTTACTGAATTATTGTGCAAAGATGTGAAGTGGAATTGGACTAAATCATGCAAACTGGCATGTGAAACCGTGAAACAATTATTGACATCATCAACAGTACTGGTACATTATCAGCCGGAGAAATCAGTAACATTGGCTGTAGATGCGTCTCCATACGGGTTGGGAGCTGTAATTTCTCACGAAATGGAAGATGGCTTAGATAGACCTATAGCATATGCTTCTAGAACATTGACCACATCTGAAAGAAATTATTCTCAAATTGAGAAGGAAGCATTGGCCATCATATTTGGAATTCAGAAATTTCACCAGTTTCTGTATGCTCGTAAATTCATACTTCTGACGGACAGTAAACCTTTGAGTCTAATACTAGGACCTAAGAAAGGTATTCCAGTTTTGGCAGCATCACGATTGCAAAGGTGGGCAATTCAGTTGTCGGCATATCAGTACGATATCAGGTATCGTTCAACAACCAAGAATGGAAATGCCGATACCTTGTCGCGATTCCCATTACCTGAGACTATGGAAGAATCAAACAATGTGTTGTTTGTGGAAGGAAGTGAGGTGAATAAGGAACAAGTAAATTCTCTTCCAGTTACACCGGACAAAATTGCAAAAGCATCACGTGATGATCCTTTGTTGTCGCGGCTAATACATTTCACAGTGAATGGATGGCCTGCCAGATCTGACTTAAGTGCAGAGTACTTACCATGTTATAAATTCAAAGATGAATTTACTACTGAAGAGGGTTGTCTGTTAAGAGGAATTCGAGTGGTTATTCCATCTGCATTTCAAAACAGGATGCTAGAACAACTCCATGACAATCATCCAGAAATTGTTAAGATGAAATCGTTAGCGAGAATGCATATGTGGTGGTTAAACGTAGATACTGACATAGAGTGTAAAGTGAAAAACTGTGTTCCGTGTCAACAGAATAGGAGTCCAATGGCTAAAACACCTCCAAATCCATGGAGATGGCCTGGCAAACCTTGGCAACGTATTCATATAGACTATGCTGGGCCGTtcatgaacaaaatgtatttgattgttgttgaTGCTCATTCAAAATGGCTGGAAGTGATCACAATGGCTTCTACAACCTCTGAAAGTACTATAAACGCTTTGCGGTATTTGTTTTCATCATACGGACTAGTAGAAGAAATTGTGTCAGACAACGGTCCACAATTTGTGTCGGCTGAATTTCAgaactttgtcaaaatgaatGGTATCAAACACATTCGTTCCGCTACATATCATCCTAGCTCTAATGGTGAAGCAGAACGAGCAGTATGTACATTCAAGACTGCGTTAAAAACTATGAGCAGTGAACCTGGAACAGTAAACCAGAAGGTTTCGCGATTCTTGTTGTCGTATCGTTCGACTCCACATTCTACAACACAAGTTTCACCTGCTGAATTGTTCCTAGGACGACGTGTTAGAACACGCCTAGATATCATGCGTCCAGATCTTagtaataaaattcagaaaaagacTACTCCCAAGGAATCTCAAATTCGTACGTTTCAGGAGGGTGATAGTGTTTGGATCCGTGACTACCGACAATCGACAGAGAAATGGGTTGATGGAATTATTGTCCATCAGCTTGGTCCAGTCACTTACAAGGTCAAGGTCGGTGATCTGATTTGGAAACGACATGTAGATCAGATACGTATGCGAGAACCAGAAGTTATTGTGGATAATCAGTGTTCGGTTACCAATGGTGACTTCAATTTACCAATACCACTTACATCGTTAAACGGAAATCAAGCTTATGATGAAACTTCACCAGATGCGTCCGCTGGAATTTCATCTGAAACAAGTGTTCGAACCCCGATTCAGGCGAAAACTGTTGAAACTTCTAAAACAGCAAGTCCAGTATTGGAAAGATATCCTAAACGTTCAACCAGAGGATTTCCACCTAAGAGATTGGATTTATAA